The Pseudomonas entomophila genome segment TCATGGTGTCCCAGGCTACATCTTCCTCCAGGCCGGCGCGGGTCATCACCTTCAGGCCGCTTTTATCGACGTGAGTGACGATGGCCGGCTCCAGGCCACCCAGGGTGCGCTGCTTGCCCAGTTCCTGCAGCCAGGCGGCGCGGGTCTTGCCTGGGAAGCGTGCGTCGGGGCCGCGATAGCCATGGCGTTCGTCGTACTCGGAAAGCCCGTTGAGCACCGCATCGTTGGCCATCTGCTGCATGTCGCTGGGTACCGTGGTGGTGACGCGGAAGCCTTCGGTGTAGGCATCGCTGCCGTAGCGCCCGACCATCTCGGCGCGGGCCATCTCGGCGACATAGGGCGCGTTCACTTCCGGGGTGGGTACGTGGTAGCTGGCGTTCAGCGGTTCGGCCAGGGCGGCTTGATAGCTGGCATCGTCTATCTTGCCGAGCTTGTACATGCGCCCGAGGATCCAGTCGCGGCGCTCCTTGGCGCGTACCGGGTTGGCCAGCGGGTTGAAACGCGACGGCGCTTTGGGCAGCCCGGCGATCATGGCCATCTGCGCCAGGCTGACGTCGCGGATCGACTTGCCGTAGTACACCTGCGCGGCGGCGTCGATGCCGTAGGCACGGTTGCCCAGGTAGATCTTGTTGACGTACAGCTCGAGGATCTCGTCCTTGGTCAGCTCGCGTTCGATCTGCAGGGCCAGGAGGATTTCGTTGGTCTTGCGCGAGAAGCTGCGTTCGCTGCTGAGGAAGAAGTTCTTCGCCACTTGCATGGTGATGGTGCTGCCGCCGGTCTGGATATGCCCGGACTTGAGCAGTTGCGTGGCTGCACGCATCAGGCTGCTGGGGTCGACACCGTAGTGGTTGAGGAAATTGTCGTCTTCGGCTGACAGAAGCGCCTGGATGAACTGTGGGGGAATTTCCTGGAACTTGATCGGCGAGCGCCGCATCTCGCCGAACTCGGCAATCAGCTTGCCGTCGCTGCTGTACACCCTCAGGGGGATTTGCAACTGGACGCTTCGCAGCGAATCGACCGAGGGCAGGCTGGGGCTAAGATACAGGAACGCACCGCTCACACCGAGCACGAGCGCGCAGATGACTGCGACGAAAGACCACCAGAAGAACTTCAGCAGGCGTATCAAGGCTTTTGGGTGTCCAGGTTGAGGAGTGGGGGCGCGCACGGCCAGCGGACGGGAAAATTCGCTGGGCATTATAAGCACTTTTCGCCCCATCGGGTGACCGGTCGGGGCCTGTCGATGACCGCTGGCGCCGCAATCGTGGTGGCTCGCCGTGACTAGGAAGGGACAGCCATGCTTGGACGCTTTGGTAGGGATGCCGGTTCATTGCTGGGGGTAGAAATTGCCTCCGACACCATACGAATGCTGCAATTGCGCCGCCAGCGCGGGCGCTGGCGAGTTGCTGCCTGGGCCTGTGAGCCAATTCCTGCGGGGTTGGGCCATCCGCAACTGCCTGAAGTGTTGCGCGAGGCCTACCGACGCTGTGCGACACCGCAACGGAGGGTGGCGTTGGCTTTGCCAGCGTCTCAGGTGATCTGCAAGGTCTGTCGGTTGCCGTGTGAAGCAACCGGGTTGGACGCCGAGGCGCGGTTGCTTGCCCAGGTCGAACAATTGTTTCCCTTTCCGCTGGATGATCTGGCCCTGGATTTCCAGGTGCTGGGGGTGTCTGCCGAATGCCCTGCTCATACCGATGTCCTGGTGGCCGCCTGCCGGCAGAGCCAGCTCGACCCGCTCGAGCATATGTTCGACCAGGCGGGGTTGCAGGTAGCGGCCATGGAGGTCGACAGTTTCGCTCTGCTGCGTGCATCGGGGGGCGAAGCATCGGGTGACTTGGCACTATTGCAGTTGGAGGCTGGTGAAGTCGTGCTGCATCGTTGGCAACGAGATCTTGTCCCTCTGCGTCAGCACTTGCCCCTGGCTGCATCAGGGCAATGGCTCGAGAGCGTCGAGCGTCTCTGGTCGTTGCACAGCGCGCGGGAGCATGTGGGGCAAGTGGTGATCGCAGGGGGAGCCGCAGACACCGAGCGGGCCGAGCAACTGGCTGACCGGCTAGGTGTGCGCTGCAGCCTCGCGCGCCCCTCGCCGCTAGCGGATGGCGCCGAGTCCGAAGCCTTTGTGGCATCCATGGCATTGGTCTGCGGGCTGGCGTTGGGAGGTTCGCGAGCATGACGGTGCGGCTGAACCTGATGCCTTGGCGTGAATTGCGCCGGGTCGCGGTGGTGCGACAGTTCCGGGCTGCGCTGTTAGCCAGCCTGATGATGGCGGTAGCTGCGGTGATGCTGCTTGACGGGTTCATGCAGGTGCGTCAGGCCAGGCAGCATGAGGTGATCACGGCTCTGGAGCGCGAGCTGGAAGGGCTCGATAGCACTTTGGAGCAGGTTGAGCATCTGCGCGTTTCACGTATCGCATTGCATGAGCAGTACGTTGCGTTGTCCAGGCTTAGGGCCAGGCAGGCCTTGCTGGCCGCTCTTTTCCCAGGCTTGGAGATGGCAATGCCTGAGGGGGCGCGATTGCGCGAACTGGATGTGCAGGGCGATCGCGTACAGCTGATGGGGATGGCCGCCTCGGCATCTGTGGTGGCTGTGCTGATGCGCAGGCTGGAGCAGGTCGATGTGCTTCAGGACCTGGAGCTTGTGTACCTGCGGCACAAGTCGGGTGGCGACGAATTTGTCGTGACGGCACGCTTGTCGGCGACTTGGTCGTGAGCGGCATGTGGTTGTTTGATTGGCAGGGAGTGGTACACCGATCCCCCTTGCTCAGGTTCCTTGTCGTGTTGTCGCTGGTGCTGGTAGTGGGCGTCGTGGGTTATCTGGGCCGCTTGCGTGAGGTGCATCAGGACTACCAGCTCGCGGTGTCGACGGAACATCGGGTGCGTCAGGTGCATGAAGCCAGGACCGCTCAGGCCCTCGACGTCGATGCCGAGCGCAGGGCGCTGGATGACATGGAACAGCGCTTGCGCGTGGAGCGATGGCGGCTGGCGGCGGGCGAAGGTATCAGCGAGTTGCTCGATCAGTTGGCGGTCTCGGGGCACGAGCATGGCTTGCTGTTCGAGCTGCTGGAGGTGCTTGAGGAGCAGCAGGAAGTTGGGTACCGCAGGCTGCCCCTCGACATACAAGTAAAGGGCGGCTATCCGGCTCTCCGTACGTGGCTGGAACAATGGCTTGGGCAGCTGCGCCTTTTGTCTGTTCCTCGCCTGAACTTGAGCGGGGCTGAAGAACAACCCGGGATAGTCAGTGCACGGCTTCGGGTAGATGTCCATCACCCGGGTGAGTCGCTTGAAACTCCCGACAATCTGGCTGAGGAGCCGGCCCGAGCGGCCCTTCCTGTCGTGTCCTTTGATCCGTTCCAGGCCTGGAGCGCCGGCTCGGCTGAGCCGCGGCTTGGGCGAATTCCCCTGGAGCAGCTGGAAATGGTCGGTAGTTTGTCCGGCGCTGGCGGTCGCCAGGCACTGCTGCGTTCAGCAGGCCGCCTGTATCGGGTGGCGACGGGGGAGCAGTTGGGGCGTGACGAAGGGGTTGTGGTGAGCATAGAAGCCGAGCAGGTCGAGGTACGTGAGCGTTTGTACATCGGCGGCGCTTGGCACGAGCGTTCCAGGTATCTGGCACTCAGGAAGAGTGCGCGAGGGGAGGTCAAGGATGAGATTGACGGGGCTGGCGAGCGCGATGTTGGTGCTGCTGGGCGCACGGGC includes the following:
- the pilM gene encoding type IV pilus biogenesis protein PilM, with the translated sequence MLGRFGRDAGSLLGVEIASDTIRMLQLRRQRGRWRVAAWACEPIPAGLGHPQLPEVLREAYRRCATPQRRVALALPASQVICKVCRLPCEATGLDAEARLLAQVEQLFPFPLDDLALDFQVLGVSAECPAHTDVLVAACRQSQLDPLEHMFDQAGLQVAAMEVDSFALLRASGGEASGDLALLQLEAGEVVLHRWQRDLVPLRQHLPLAASGQWLESVERLWSLHSAREHVGQVVIAGGAADTERAEQLADRLGVRCSLARPSPLADGAESEAFVASMALVCGLALGGSRA
- a CDS encoding PilN domain-containing protein, producing the protein MTVRLNLMPWRELRRVAVVRQFRAALLASLMMAVAAVMLLDGFMQVRQARQHEVITALERELEGLDSTLEQVEHLRVSRIALHEQYVALSRLRARQALLAALFPGLEMAMPEGARLRELDVQGDRVQLMGMAASASVVAVLMRRLEQVDVLQDLELVYLRHKSGGDEFVVTARLSATWS
- a CDS encoding pilus assembly protein PilP, with product MLSLVLVVGVVGYLGRLREVHQDYQLAVSTEHRVRQVHEARTAQALDVDAERRALDDMEQRLRVERWRLAAGEGISELLDQLAVSGHEHGLLFELLEVLEEQQEVGYRRLPLDIQVKGGYPALRTWLEQWLGQLRLLSVPRLNLSGAEEQPGIVSARLRVDVHHPGESLETPDNLAEEPARAALPVVSFDPFQAWSAGSAEPRLGRIPLEQLEMVGSLSGAGGRQALLRSAGRLYRVATGEQLGRDEGVVVSIEAEQVEVRERLYIGGAWHERSRYLALRKSARGEVKDEIDGAGERDVGAAGRTGSAGG